aatggatgagtgagtgaaggaAGTGCAATGATGGTCCCCGAGGCTTTAGGCGTCTGCACGGGCACCGCACTTGCATCACCTCTGTTCGTTTAAGCAGCCGCCCCGGGAAGTAAGCCTGGCGGGGAGGGTTCTTCCTGTTAGGAGACCACGTGGCTGAGGGGGCATTTTTCAAGGTCAGAGACAGGCTCCCTGGGAGCTGGAGCACCAACTTAGTCCCCACGCCAAGGTCAGCTGCCTGCCAAGCCACTCTAAAGGCACCAATTCTCCCAGGAAGCCTTCTCCAGCCTTCCCAATTGGGAATtaacctctgggcctcagtttcctcatctgtgaaatggacatGTGAGAAGCAAGTGAGCCTTGttgacaataataaaaatggtCATCATATGCCAGGCCCCATTCAGAGCCCTTTACCTGCATTGACTCCTCATTCCTCACCATAATCCTGTAAGACAGGGCTGCTGTTATCACAGTTTACGGACGCAGAAACTGAAACACAGAGAGGCGAAGGGACTTGTCCACGGTCACAGAGCTCACAGGAAGCTTTGTAAATGACAGAAGACCATGGGAGGACTACTGGGTGCCTCCCTCTCGCCCCATCCCAAAGGACAGGGAGCTGGCCCGACAAACTCCAGCCCTGACCAGGTGAGGTAAAAGCTCCCAACACAGGAATCTCAAGAAGAGAGGGATTCTGGGAGGAGATGGGCAGCCAGCCCAgatcccagctcctcctccaggctgCCTTCCTGGCTTGACTGTGCCTGGCTCGGCTTTCCCCAGGCCTCAGAGTGGGCCTCCACTCTGCAGGTGATAGACTTCAGGTGCTGTTGACCTCACGTCTccttgggaggggcagggtgtcCTGGACGCCTCCTGTATGAGTCAGGAGGCCAGGCTGCCCGCAGACTCATGTTCCATGACTTTGGTACCTTCcctctcttggcctcagtttccttatctggtGATAACCCTGCTCCTGGTAGGCTGGGCAAAAGGTGAGGGACTGCTACTATGGTCACTCCTGAAACAGAAACAgggtcctgggggcgggggcgggaagaGCAGGTTCTAACCCTGGCTCTTTAGACCCACAAGCTTTATGGAGCCCTCCACCCACAACGTGGAATTACTCTCCCCATTTACCCCTGGTAATGCCAAGGCTTAAAGGGGCCAAGTCCCCTGTCTACGGGCATACAGGTGTCCCACTCTGGCTTCCGCAGATGGGCctcagatgttaaaaaaaaaaaaaagccctgagtTATGTGCAAAAGGAGACGTTTGTTTCAGGCGAGGAAAGGTctgtggggcagggaggaagtgAGGCTCTCGCCTCGCCTCACGAGAGGGTATTTCCTTTGTGGGAGAGAGCTTGGCTGTGGCCGTCATCTCTCTGGGCAGGGGTCTCTAAGGCGTGGCGCTGGGTTGAGGAGAGAGGGAGTCATCGGGCCTTGGTGGTCCCCAAATCGGCTGGAGGACATACACAGGGCAGGTGGGTCCCAGCTCTGTTGGTCAGGGGATGGCTGCCGGCAGCACGAGAAGGGGAAGCTGCCAGAAAAGGAACCCACTCTCACTAGTGCTCTGGGgcctgccacctgcacgccctcCTCAGAGACTGGAGCAGCTGGGGCCCGGGCAGCGCCAGCCTGCGGCCCAGAACCGGGTCTGAGGACCCACCGCTGCGGCTCCCCTAGCCTCCGTGCTCCTGGCTCCTAGAAAACGCTCTGGTCCGAGTCTCCGTCTGCCCCACACCTTTCCTCGTGTTCCCATCTCAGGCTACGAAGGAAGCCACAGCTCCCCACCTCCTGGGCAATCGCCACCCCATCTCGTGACGCCCTAGCCCTGAGCCCCACCCCGAGGCCCAAACAGCTCTGTCTCTGGTTGGTGTCTTAACCTCCCAcctcgcccccgccccgcccccgcttcCCCTGCCCAGGAAACTTCAGACCTCACCGCAGCTTCCGTTCTCGTCTGCGGGCGAGGCTGACAGGCCCCGGTGCTCGCAGCAAAGGTCAGGGTACCCAGCCATTCTGATAACTCGGACGCAGCTTCCCCATCCCTCCTCAAGTAGCTCTTAGAGCAAATCCTTTCCTAAAGCAACTAGGCGCTTCCCAGAGCCTGCACGTGACAACCGACCCTTGAGCATCTCTCTCTGGCCCAGGCCAGAAAGGCCAGAAGCGGTCCCTGGTCCCTGCGCTGGGTCTGAGGGGAAGGCAGTGGGAACCGAACCGTGAAAGAGCTGGGGACTCTGAGAGGAGACGCcctgagggcagaggcaggaggagagacACACAACTCCCCTGGACTCTCCCCGTCCACCAGCACTCCACCCACCACGTGGGGTTAAGgaacctgcccctccctgggtcCCAGGCGGGAACGTGTGAAACGAAAAGTGTCCCAAACACAGTGTGAGCTTTACTGCTCTTGGCGGCCACACCCTTCGGAAGTCCTCTGAAGCCTTTAGTAGCAGAGGCACATGCATCCCCGTTCTGGGGGCAGCCCCGCGGGGCCCTCATCCAACAAGAAGGGGAGGTCCTCAGAGCCcactgcagggagggagggaataacACCCAAACAAAGCCTGTCAGAAGCCAGGAACCCAGGAGCGGTCTGGGGCTGGGACAGCCAGCCCTATCCTGCCAGGTCCAGGTAGAAGGAGAGATGCTCCTGGCAGCTTGGCAAGGGAGGCAGGGTCTGGGTTTTGGCTCCACCCAAGGCCAGTGGGAGACGTCACCTCACACACACTAGGCTTCCTTGGGGAGGGGGCACCTGATGATAGGGTTCCACGCAGCTCACTAAACACTGACTCACAGAGACTGGTATCCTGACCTTTGCTCCCCAATGTTTATTCAGTCCAGAGGCAAAGAAGGAAACTCCCTGAGGGgaggcagcccccctccccaaccagtGCCACTCAAGTCCTCTCATTGGCTGGGtccccccacccatcccctaGCCACAGGCCTCCGATGGCGATGGTGATGGCGATGGTGATGGCGAGGCAGGCAGCACGAACCCACTAGCAGCTGCAGGTGACAGAACCTCACCCCGGCATTCCCTAGAGCTCGGTTCCCTCCTCAGCACCCCGGTTTCTTCCAGGGAACCAGGAAGGCACAGACCCTAGAAGCTCAAACAGGAGACCACCAAATCCCAGGATACCCCCCCTGTCGCTCGCGGAATCCCAGAAGTGTGGGAGTCAAAATGTGGGTCCACAGGACCCTGGAGCCTCGGGCTGTCGGCCAAGGATCTTGGGGGTCACAGGCTCTCTCTCATCTGTGGCCCAGAGTATTCCGGAAGCACAGGACCCCGAGatgcagcccagccccaggggaccCACATGTGCAGCTCGCAGAGCCTTAGGCGACCATAGCAGGTCCCACCCCAAGCAGAGGGGAGCCCGTGGTTTTCTAGAAACAGGAGAGGAACCCAGCTGTGGGCTCTCAATACAGCAGGGCTG
The sequence above is drawn from the Myotis daubentonii chromosome 19, mMyoDau2.1, whole genome shotgun sequence genome and encodes:
- the RHOF gene encoding rho-related GTP-binding protein RhoF isoform X2, whose translation is MDTPATPAPPAAPGPGRKELKIVIVGDGGCGKTSLLMVYSQGSFPERYAPSVFEKYTASVTVGNKEVTLNLYDTADEETEAQRLIPNWEGWRRLPGRIGAFRVAWQAADLGVGTKLVLQLPGSLSLTLKNAPSATWSPNRKNPPRQAYFPGRLLKRTEVMQVRCPCRRLKPRGPSLHFLHSLIHLFIHSPTELSSPV